GGAGGGGGTCATAGTACCTATGATGACAATGACAACACAACATTGTCTAGGGAAGGACGGCGTAAGCCAGTACCCTACTTCGTTCATATGTCAGAAGGAGGTAAGAGTCAGTGAATGTCAAGAAAATGGCTAACTACACCAATAGTGCAAAAGCTCAAGAACTCTGGAAGACGTTATATCTTTGTGCCAAGGAGAGTCCAACTCGTAGATTTCACGCTTTATATGACAAAATTTATCGTCCTGATATTCTATGGGAGGCATGGCAACGTGTGAAACGTAAGAAAGGTAGTGGAGGTGTCGATGGACAGTCGATTGAACAAATCGTTTTGGATTACGGTGAGAAGAAGTTTATGAACGAACTTTATCTAGAATTGAAGGAGAAACAATATCACCCAAGTCCAGTCCTAAGAACCTATATTCCGAAAGATGATGGAAAGAAACGTCCATTAGGAATACCAACCATTAAAGATAGAGTGGCACAAATGGCAACGAAAATGGTCGTTGAACCAATTTTTGAAGCTGACTTCCATGACTGTTCGTTTGGTTTTCGTCCTAAACGTAATGCTCACCAAGCACTAGCCAAAATAAGAAAGGCAAGCAGAAATTGCTTTTGGGTAGTAGACGTCGATATCCAAGGGTATTTTGACAACATCAATCAAATCAAATTGATGAAACTGCTTGAACAACGAATTAGCGACCGACGGGTCTTAAAATTAATTCGGAAATGGCTAGAATCGGGCATTATGGAAGAAGGAAAGATAAGGAATCCAATATCCGGAACTCCGCAAGGCGGTGTAATTTCTCCGTTACTAGCAAATATTTATCTGAACACAATGGATAGATTATGGCAAGAGAAGTTTAATCACCTAGGAGAATTAATACGTTACGCAGATGACTTCGTCATCATGTGTAAAACCAAACAACAGGCACTGGAAAGTATAAAGGTCATTCAGTCAATAATGGGAAAACTTGACCTTTCTATTAATCGAGACAAATCAAGATTAGTTAATCTGTGGAATGATATAGATGGATTTGATTTTCTTGGTTTTCATAATCGAAAGTTTCCAAAGAGATTAAAAGGTGGAAGTACCGTACATGTAATGTCTCACATACCAAAAAAGAACGCACTGAAGAAAATGCGTACAAAGATAAAAGCCTATACCGAGCCACGAAATAAGCTTTATCTAGACATCAGGGAATTGGTGAAAGGACTAAATAAGAAACTACAAGGTTTCAAGAACTATTACCAAATATCACCCCTAGGAAAGAAATGGCTCAATCGAATCGATTGGTATGTCTTAGAACGTCTCACTTTGTTTTACAACAAGAAGAGAAATAATCGTAAGAAACATGGAAACTTAAAGGACGTAAGTAAAGAAGTTGAACATATTTTAGTGAAATTGGCTCGTTAGAAACCGTAAAGCCAAAGAAAGAAGAACGTCGGAAAGCCGTATGAGGGAAAACCTCACGTACGGTTTGATGAGGAGAAACTGAAAGTAAAAGAGATAGCGTAAGCTATCCCCTCGAAATCAGTTTCTTACTCTACTTTAAGTATTTATATAATTTAGACCTTGATAAATAATGAAGTCACAGCGATTTATCCTGAATTAATCAATATAGATTTACCTAATGGTACTGTTATAGACGGTGAAATAGTCGTTTCTGATGAACAGGGTAAACCTGACTTTGAGGCCACAATGGAACGTTTTAGATCCAGGTAAGCGCCGTATGAGATATAATATTGTGTGTTTGACATCATTCAATATAATGATTAAAAAGACGCTCACCTTCCATTATTAGAACGTAAAGAACTGCTGCAAAAAAATGAATACTACTATGAGGGCGGAATTAAGTCGTATGTAGAGCATTTAAACCGTACGCGCGAGGTTATTCATGATGAGCCGGTTTATATTGAGGGAGAAAAAGATGGTATTACAACCGAGGTAGCTATTCAGTATAATGTAATTCCTACTCATCCTCATATCCATGTAGTACAGTGGCTTCCAGGTAACGCTAATGCTTACTTTGACCTTGTTAAACAAAATCACCTTGAAGGAATTGTTATGAAGCGTTCTGATAGTCCCTATGAAATTAACAAACGTTCATACAATTGGCTCAAAGTAATAAACTTTCAATATGATGATGTCTACATTACAGGTATACGTAAAGGTGAGTTTGGTGTACTGTTATCATTCCTAGATAGGAGACCTGCTGGAATAATGGAATTTATGCCACCTGAAGCACGTAAAGAGTTGTATTCTATGTATAAAACAAACTCAGAAAATGATAAATTTAAGATTATTGAACCTATTAGTGCCGCATCAAATATCGTAACCTAACTAAGCAAGGTAAATTACGTATTCCATCATTTGTGGAGTGGTTGTAATAAGCTCTACATTACATAATTTATTCTTTACTTAAATTAGTTTGAGGTGGGCGGATCTTCGGATTTAAATATCTATTTCTAAACTATTTTTAATTTTATTAGGTATTATTCAAATTGTATGCTATCCTTAGTTAACCATTGAAATACCTTTTAGTATGTTTGCCTCCCCCCATTCATTTTAGAGTGGGGGTTTTTTATTGTCTAAAAAAATAGAGAAAAATAAAAAAGGACTCTAATATAGAGTCCTTTAATCATTATGCTTTGTTTACGTTAGTAGCTTGAAGACCACGTTGACCTTGTTCTGTGTCAAAAGTAACCTTTTGGCCTTCATCTAAAGATTTAAATCCTTCGCCTTGGATAGCTGAGAAATGTACGAATACATCGTCTCCACCTTCAACTTCGATGAAACCGAAACCTTTTTCTGCGTTAAACCATTTTACTGTACCTTGTTGCATAATTGTTGCCTCCTGTGTGGATTCAATCCACAATTTATTACTATAGTTGCTCAATTAGATATCAAAGGCGAAAGTTTTAAAAAACTTTTTCTTTCCTTACATACCGAACAAAAATAATTCTTATATAGAATAACAGATAATTCTTGGAAAAGCAAATAAGGAAAAATAAAAGACTTTTCACTCACTCGGCTTTTTTCTATATAATAGATAAATTTATTTATGAAAATCAAATGATTATCTTAGGGACAAATTTGTTGAAGTAAAAAAAGGGGAATAATCCTATAGAAGAAAGGCAGCTTATTTTGAACCTGCCCCTTATATATGGACAGATTGAATAATTTTATGGTATGTTTTTCCTATCGGAAAAATGGTCGGACATATTATAATTTATATATCAACGTTTTGATGCAAATGGGAAAAAACTATCCCAAAAGAAAATCAATCAAATGATGTCACAGATGAATAAGTTGCAAAAGTAACCAGTCCATTATTATATGGATTTGCCACTTGTTGAGATAGATAAAGATAATAGATCTAATTAAAATTTTTCGATTAGATTATACTCTTATCTCCTTTTATCTTACATCGAACATACTAGAAACCACTTTTCTTGATAAACAATATGGAAGAGTGGTTTTTATGTTGTTTATAAAATGTAAATTAGTATTCTCTATATAAAGCTAAAGCACGCCTAGTAGCGTGCTTCATCATTTCTTAGGAATAAACTTGATTTTTACGTGGTAAATCCTCTTTAATGTATTGAGTTAATAAAGTATCTAGCTCCTGGCTATATTTTATAGATATGGTTGAATTAAGCCCGTACTTTAGGACAATGTCAATAAGCTCAGCTCGTTTCTTTTCAATCAGTTGTAGCATTTCTTGTTTAGACACGAGAACTTGTCCTTTCTGTCAAAAAATTGGAATACATAAAGTATATCATTTTTTTCTTGTGATAGAAAATAACAATGAGTATATTATAAAGGGTTAATAGGTGGAATGAAAAGAAAAAAATGGCAGATGTTATACAATTGACATAAAAATGTCACAGATTGATACATATATTAGAAAGAAACATTTGCTAGAATAGAGAAGACGTTCTTTTTAGGAGGAATAGTATGGCTGATGTAAATATATTTTTAGCATTTGGAGCAGGATTCCTGTCTTTTATTTCACCATGTTGTCTGCCGCTTTACCCAGCTTTTTTATCTTATATTACAGGT
This genomic stretch from Metabacillus sp. B2-18 harbors:
- the ltrA gene encoding group II intron reverse transcriptase/maturase, whose product is MNVKKMANYTNSAKAQELWKTLYLCAKESPTRRFHALYDKIYRPDILWEAWQRVKRKKGSGGVDGQSIEQIVLDYGEKKFMNELYLELKEKQYHPSPVLRTYIPKDDGKKRPLGIPTIKDRVAQMATKMVVEPIFEADFHDCSFGFRPKRNAHQALAKIRKASRNCFWVVDVDIQGYFDNINQIKLMKLLEQRISDRRVLKLIRKWLESGIMEEGKIRNPISGTPQGGVISPLLANIYLNTMDRLWQEKFNHLGELIRYADDFVIMCKTKQQALESIKVIQSIMGKLDLSINRDKSRLVNLWNDIDGFDFLGFHNRKFPKRLKGGSTVHVMSHIPKKNALKKMRTKIKAYTEPRNKLYLDIRELVKGLNKKLQGFKNYYQISPLGKKWLNRIDWYVLERLTLFYNKKRNNRKKHGNLKDVSKEVEHILVKLAR
- a CDS encoding aspartyl-phosphate phosphatase Spo0E family protein; this encodes MSKQEMLQLIEKKRAELIDIVLKYGLNSTISIKYSQELDTLLTQYIKEDLPRKNQVYS
- a CDS encoding cold-shock protein, whose product is MQQGTVKWFNAEKGFGFIEVEGGDDVFVHFSAIQGEGFKSLDEGQKVTFDTEQGQRGLQATNVNKA
- a CDS encoding ATP-dependent DNA ligase; the protein is MHVVQWLPGNANAYFDLVKQNHLEGIVMKRSDSPYEINKRSYNWLKVINFQYDDVYITGIRKGEFGVLLSFLDRRPAGIMEFMPPEARKELYSMYKTNSENDKFKIIEPISAASNIVT